In the Salvia splendens isolate huo1 unplaced genomic scaffold, SspV2 ctg710, whole genome shotgun sequence genome, one interval contains:
- the LOC121791058 gene encoding NAC domain-containing protein 102-like, which translates to MAIVWRESSTVEKEVNLPAGWRFDPTDVELIQFYLTKIVAREPLPANVMKEIDAHHFYQHHPQDLVHDSMRLYDEYFLVHGDEYFHGKINNMKLVCEGDVGSWRSLEMKKK; encoded by the exons ATGGCCATTGTTTGGAGAGAGAGTTCAACTGTGGAGAAAGAAGTCAATCTGCCGGCCGGTTGGCGATTCGATCCAACCGACGTAGAGCTGATACAATTTTATCTCACAAAAATAGTGGCCCGCGAACCTCTCCCAGCTAACGTCATGAAGGAGATCGATGCACACCACTTCTACCAGCACCATCCTCAGGATCTAG TACATGACTCGATGCGGCTCTATGACGAATATTTCTTGGTCCATGGGGATGAATATTTCCATGGAAAAATCAACAACATGAAACTTGTCTGCGAAGGCGACGTTGGATCCTGGAGATCTCTGGAAATGAAGAAGAAATAG
- the LOC121791057 gene encoding biotin carboxyl carrier protein of acetyl-CoA carboxylase 2, chloroplastic-like — protein MSSFSVQGPKVSPLLAASSQPAHRRHLIASFPRSDCRSTPALTTTAQFQAVVEKVPNATPALETLPILESEKQDEVPDASSISTFMNQVSDLVKLVDSKDIAELQLKQLDIEILIRKKEALPQSSSPDPVYLIPLPTYQSALPPSTPAPESVASRPSSPTSAPAPTKSTSSHPPLKCPMAGNFYRSPAPGEPPFVKVGDKVQKGQVICIIEAMKLMNDIEADHSGTVVEILVDDGKPVSLDMPLFIIEP, from the exons ATGTCTTCTTTCAGCGTCCAAGGCCCGAAGGTTTCGCCTCTCCTGGCCGCTTCATCGCAGCCGGCTCATAGACGGCACTTAATTGCTTCCTTTCCTCGATCGGATTGCAGATCAACTCCTGCGTTGACAACAACAGCTCAGTTTCAG GCTGTGGTCGAAAAGGTTCCAAATGCTACTCCAGCTCTAGAGACACTGCCTATCCTAGAATCTGAAAAGCAAGATGAAGTTCCAGATGCATCCTCTATTTCAACTTTTATGAACCAAGTGTCAGATCTTGTCAA GCTTGTGGATTCAAAAGATATTGCAGAGTTGCAGCTTAAACAATTGGATATTGAAATCCTTATCCGGAAAAAGGAAGCACTGCCACAGTCATCAAGTCCAGATCCTGTTTACCTCATACCACTTCCTACATACCAGTCTGCACTACCACCAAGCACTCCTGCTCCGGAATCTGTGGCCTCTAGACCGTCATCTCCCACTTCAGCACCTGCACCAACGAAATCAACGTCATCACATCCCCCATTGAAATGCCCAATGGCTGGAAACTTCTATCGTTCTCCAGCTCCTGGCGAACCACCTTTTGTGAAG GTTGGGGATAAGGTGCAAAAGGGACAAGTAATATGCATCATCGAGGCTATGAAACTGATGAATGATATTGAG gCTGATCACTCTGGCACTGTAGTTGAGATTCTTGTAGATGACGGGAAACCCGTCAGCTTGGATATG CCTTTATTTATAATCGAGCCATGA